gactatgagtttatatactgaaatttGGTATTATGAAAACGTgtacatttaatataaacatattaatgtatatttcaaaacagCAATCTTTTAATGTAAAAATcttttcaaaccccaacttttatgggaaaactgtaaaattaaataccaagaaacccaagggacaaaatttcgaagttcaaagaacaaaagcagattatcaaaattacaattaacctcttgatttaccatgtagacgcgtttttaaactcAATAAAACCCTgatgattacttttgattcaaaacatcaacaaattgtactacaaatcactttctgtcaaaaattgttccaaatcagaaaaccaacaaaaaaactacatggcaaacttcagcttctaccactggtcagacaccagcaaTGTTAAAACATAGTTCTCcatgtggtcactcaaagaacaaagaacagacgaagaactaaataggaaagtcgacataataaatgacactaattacaacaaaacctggaacagcatagcattgctcgattaagtcctccactctcctccatcagagttCTAGAAGAATGCATAAGAGTTTCTGACACAacttctaaaacaggatcagaaaatctgcaacatgctaactgacctgaaaATCAAAAGAAAACATGAAATCATatggagaaaggccagagtctacgaaatcctagcaagtgttaactctagcgtgcaatactttataaatatttctttaaatttGTATTTTTCTATGTAGTTGTTTCATTctaataatataaacatgcatcttaatattctaaaatgtcagtgtctataaaaactctcaacatcatcaatagttaatcaaaataagaaacaaacctaacatccaaaggtctcttctcaactgttgtagtacatctgacttttcacgatattgcacgaatctatcctttctataaaaggagaaaatctTCCTGACGCAGGAAAACCTGACTTTCGATTTAATGAAAATCGAacaatgcaactctcccatcaaagaagatgtgtgatgggaagcttcattgaaactacgatgttggaacaatgatactggaacggtAACACATAATCgacaaacattcgaacaaagaagtgtaatcggagattagcggCTGAATCACTAGAAAGATGCATTTGGGAGGGAGAGATACGATCATAGATGTGAGCgggagagatttgaatgtggagccagattattaacccttatttataggattagaatatatggtttgaattttgaatgtggggCCAGAATTTTAAATCTCAAcagatgtttattgggaactgatgtttgattataaaatgttGAGGGCAGATGTCTAAACAAAAGTTTAAATGTTattggcaaattggatttaaataatcccaactcaccgttattggccaataataatcccaactcatttaatcactaataataatccgaactattcacttttgtttgtaaaatactcccagttaaaaaatcactaaccaggttaaaaaattgctgatgtggcttgccacgtggcatattttgatgacgtggcagctgatgtggcttgccacgtggcatattttgatgacgtggcagctgatgtggcagtctacgtggcatattttgatgatgtggcagctgatgtggcaggtgacgtggcaagccacatcaacaattttttaacctagttagtgttttttttaactgggagtattttacaaataaaagtgaatagttcggattattattgatgattaaatgagttgagattattattggccaataacagtgagttgggattatttaaatccaatttgccaatGTTATTTGATATGGGAAGATCTTTCCCtcagcagacctttgcatcttaaatgtgggccaactttgaattttaaaatcTTTTAATATTAGGTAtcatgatgtaataatgacataagaaaagcgttgttggacatgctctcaagctgacacatcagcttttcttatatcaCTTCGATTTCtttttttatagaaagtatagatagattgaAGTCTGAATAAATTAAAAGTTCAAGGAATTTTTGAAAATAATAATAAGTAACTACTGTTATAATTATGGTGTTAATAAAATAGAAAATATTATAGTGAATTTTGAAGAAGTGGGTATTTACAAAAAAATCAAGGAGTTGTGAGAAATTTTTAGACTTGACATGAACAAAAATCTGAAACATGGATTAACCACTTTGGAGTTTAGATTCATATTAAAAGTTGCCAATTTGTTTTTAGATAAATGGTTATAAAACAACTATTAGTTTAATCGGTATAAATTACACTGATATAACTGTTTGGAAATATTAAAAAAAGTATGATGGGTTGAttagaaaaatataataaaaagtaTGATAAGGTATTAAAATAAACTTGTTTAATACATATTATTAAAACCACACTTCAACGAACACCAACCCAAAGGCTTAACTTGAGGGATTAGTCTCGTTTACAAAGGTTAATCTTCTTTCTTTTCTCACCTAACGACTGCTTATCTAAATCCGGTCGTGCAAAACAACACAACACCTACCGACTGCGGTGGTCGgtaggtgatgatggtggtggtgcaggATGAAGGCTGTTGGTGGTTTTGTTGTTGATGGTGAGGGTGGCTGTtgtgttatatatgtattattatatattataataaaaaaaaaacttttttagtTTGAATGGGAAAAAACTaaaatgcccctcatgtgaggggcatgTGACAATTATTTAACGTTGCAAATGGATGATGTTTAGGAGAGGTAGTGAAATAAAGATAGGTTACATAGATTAGGAAGGAAAATGTCCGTTTTTAAACGATTGAGGCAAAATCATTAAAACGACTAAACTACGGGAAGCAAAACGGAAATAAAAACGTATCAGCGTACGAGCGTACGAGCTGGGTTTTTCATAATTCATACAAGCCTCGTAACATTTTCATACAAATTATAATATTTGACAAGTATAACCACTTGTTTTGGTTGACCCCGATGGCGATAATGAAGAAGAAGATCCCACTTCTTTTGTAGAACTCATTGCAGCAAATTGATTTGATGAGGACCCTTTCCCTAGCGGCTTCGACCGAATCTTTGGAACCTCTAAATTCCttctaaagttaaaaaaaaataaaaaaaacatttagcTTACACAGCTCTCAAGTTAGCTTCAATGTTATTTTGAACCAAATTAGTAAGCCCATTTTGTTTATGTGATTtctttttgaacggcaaatttggaacACTGATGGACAacttcaggaggaaacccaataaatatgggaaagccccccttgtgggaatcgaacccaggacctattggtcccaaaacCTTATCgcacccccaagatgccactagtCTATAAAGCCATGGGCATTTTGTTTGTGTATTtagaataaaataaaaatgtaaaaTTACGTACCCATCGTGGCGCTTTCCTTTGCAGCGGTTCAATGTTTCATCACTACAATGCTCGACTAAGGTCTTTGTGATCAATCGACTCAAACACTCGTCCTGGTCAGCCTCGTGGTAACAACCACGAACCTTGGCGTTGTCCACTAAATGCTTCCAGACCGGGGTGCTATACTTCAAAGTGTCTCCATTTCCGAGTATCCACAGGCAGTGCCTTAACAAAGATAGATTAGTTTCgtattttgttttaatatatatacacataatcTTTTAAATTATCTTTTAGCCGTTCCAATCGATCCAACCAGTTCACTGCAGGTTCGATGACCGGTTATTATGAAAACATTGTTTCAAATAACTAGCCATACAATATTTGAAATGTTTATGTAGGTTACCTTGCTCGGGTTAGAGCCACATTCGCTCTTTGACGTGTACCAAGAAAACCAATCGATTCACTCCCGACACCGGTCACAGTTGATATGATTATCACATCTTCTTCACATCCTTGGAATCCATCAACAGTTCCAACCTTCACAGAAAAGTCACCTCCTGCTTCTCTAGTTTGATAAATGTTTCCAAGTTTTTCTTGTATTGCTGTAACTTGAGCTTTGTATGGTGCAATGCAACCTACACTAGTCTTTTGGTTTTTCTTGACAGATTCTGTATATATATTATTAGGGAGAATCTTGAGTATATTGTAATAATCATTGATATAATACACAAAAAAGAGGTACCTTTATGAAGCTTTGTGAGTAGCTCAACAATGACTGCTACTTCCATCATGTTTCTCCTACTATTAGTTTGGTCATACTCGACTTTCCCATGGGCTAAATGAATAAAAGAGTATGCTCCAAACATGCGTCCATCAAGAAACTGTTTTCCATAGCTATTTTCTTGTACATTTGGACCGTTACGCAGCTTATTCCCATAGAATTTTTGGTTTGGAAACAAGCTTATCATAGGATGCATTCTGTACTGGACATTTAGTAAGTGTGTCGAGTGTTTTAACGACACTAATCTCTCGAATAAACTCCTTCCAAACTCCGCCTTCTCACATATCTACAGAGTTCAGATTGTTAATGAAATAATAATATTGTGCTAATCCAATccaacccgttttgacccatacAAAACTGTTTTGAACCATAACACAACCCGCTCATCTTGCCACCTACATACCTTGCTTGTAACCATAGCAGGAAGTTGTTTTTCATCTCCAATGAGTATAACATCACGAAGACTAGAGAGTTGCAAAGGGATAACAGATTCACATTCTCTAAGTTGAGCAGCTTCATCAACTACCAATAATTCAACACTAGTCTGATCAAGGGTGAGCAATCTACTTGAGCTCGAGGCAGTGCAGAACACCAAACATgcatttttcaaacaaaaattTCCAATTACTTGATGATCGGTGAATATAGGGAAAGAAACGGTTTCACGAAGGACTTCCTCGCCTATTTGAAGGAACTCCTTCGTGACCGCTGTTTCTACAGAAACGCCAAGCCAATTGATAACGGGAATATCGACCGACTGAACCAAGCTGATAACTCTCATCATTTCTTTGCCAGTTGTAAACTAACAAAAGAAGTTGGCATGTGTGTGTACAAGTTCCTAACCATAGTTGTCAGTTTTTCTGCAAGAACATGTAATCTTTTTGTGACAAACTCATTATAAGATAATTTTTTTTCAATCACCTTTTCCTTCCTAACATCCCTGGTTTCAAACTCGCGTAAGTACAAATTGTATTCATCTTTCGGGGATTTCAGCAAACGTTTCATTGATTCTGCCTTGCTTCTCCAACCAGAAGTTGGAGACAAAGATGCAGCAAGAGCAGATATGCGGCTTTCAAGAAACACTTGACTGAGTTCTTGAAAATCATCGATTTTCATTCGTTTACCATTCCCAAATATAACTATGTCTCCATAACCATAAGGGGCATACTTGAGTGAACCTGTTACAAGACTCATGAAACGTTTTGTAACTTCTAACACAGCATTATTTGTCGAAGCACAAGTTAATGTGCAACATTTCAGTTCCCATAGAGCGAATAAAAGACAACCGGTGGTCTTTGTTTTTCCTGTCCCGGGTGGACCCCATATGAGGTTTACAGTCTCCTGATGACGGCATTTTCTAGCAGTAATGCAACTCCAGACTGCGGTTTCTTGGGATGAATTCAATTTAAAATTGCACATGGCTGTTTGCAAGTTCTGAGAAACAGATTTCTTAGTATCTTTAATGGTACAGATTGTACATCTATCATTACCCTGAAAATTGAAATAAACACCCAATTATATTAGTCTTGTTGAAGTCATAATTCAAAGCATGGTACCGTTATAAAAAGCTTTAGAAGGTACAAGAGTTAGTAAAAATATTTGCTC
Above is a window of Helianthus annuus cultivar XRQ/B chromosome 14, HanXRQr2.0-SUNRISE, whole genome shotgun sequence DNA encoding:
- the LOC110909225 gene encoding probable helicase MAGATAMA 3 isoform X1 gives rise to the protein MMRVISLVQSVDIPVINWLGVSVETAVTKEFLQIGEEVLRETVSFPIFTDHQVIGNFCLKNACLVFCTASSSSRLLTLDQTSVELLVVDEAAQLRECESVIPLQLSSLRDVILIGDEKQLPAMVTSKICEKAEFGRSLFERLVSLKHSTHLLNVQYRMHPMISLFPNQKFYGNKLRNGPNVQENSYGKQFLDGRMFGAYSFIHLAHGKVEYDQTNSRRNMMEVAVIVELLTKLHKESVKKNQKTSVGCIAPYKAQVTAIQEKLGNIYQTREAGGDFSVKVGTVDGFQGCEEDVIIISTVTGVGSESIGFLGTRQRANVALTRARHCLWILGNGDTLKYSTPVWKHLVDNAKVRGCYHEADQDECLSRLITKTLVEHCSDETLNRCKGKRHDGYKEFRGSKDSVEAARERVLIKSICCNEFYKRSGIFFFIIAIGVNQNKWLYLSNIIICMKMLRGLYEL
- the LOC110909225 gene encoding probable helicase MAGATAMA 3 isoform X2 yields the protein MMRVISLVQSVDIPVINWLGVSVETAVTKEFLQIGEEVLRETVSFPIFTDHQVIGNFCLKNACLVFCTASSSSRLLTLDQTSVELLVVDEAAQLRECESVIPLQLSSLRDVILIGDEKQLPAMVTSKICEKAEFGRSLFERLVSLKHSTHLLNVQYRMHPMISLFPNQKFYGNKLRNGPNVQENSYGKQFLDGRMFGAYSFIHLAHGKVEYDQTNSRRNMMEVAVIVELLTKLHKESVKKNQKTSVGCIAPYKAQVTAIQEKLGNIYQTREAGGDFSVKVGTVDGFQGCEEDVIIISTVTGVGSESIGFLGTRQRANVALTRARHCLWILGNGDTLKYSTPVWKHLVDNAKVRGCYHEADQDECLSRLITKTLVEHCSDETLNRCKGKRHDGRNLEVPKIRSKPLGKGSSSNQFAAMSSTKEVGSSSSLSPSGSTKTSGYTCQIL